The following proteins are encoded in a genomic region of Catenulispora sp. GP43:
- the rpmI gene encoding 50S ribosomal protein L35, with translation MPKQKTHSGSKKRFKVTGSGKIMRGQAGMRHNFERKSSEYTRSHTGEVEVAKSDVKRIKRLLGR, from the coding sequence ATGCCGAAGCAGAAGACCCACAGCGGTTCCAAGAAGCGTTTCAAGGTGACCGGCTCGGGCAAGATCATGCGCGGCCAGGCCGGCATGCGCCACAACTTCGAGCGCAAGTCCTCGGAGTACACCCGCAGCCACACCGGCGAGGTCGAGGTCGCCAAGTCCGACGTCAAGCGCATCAAGCGGCTGCTCGGCCGCTGA
- the rplT gene encoding 50S ribosomal protein L20: MARVKRAVNAQKKRRVVLEQASGYRGQRSRLYRKAKEQVTHSLVYAYRDRKDRKGDFRRLWIQRINAAVRAEGMTYNRFIQGLHLANVEVDRKMLAELAVNDTEAFRALVEVAKKALPSDVNAPKTAA, translated from the coding sequence ATGGCACGCGTCAAGCGGGCAGTGAACGCCCAGAAGAAGCGCCGGGTCGTCCTCGAGCAGGCCAGCGGTTACCGCGGCCAGCGCTCGCGCCTGTACCGCAAGGCGAAGGAGCAGGTCACCCACTCCCTCGTCTACGCCTACCGGGACCGCAAGGACCGCAAGGGCGACTTCCGCCGGCTGTGGATCCAGCGCATCAACGCCGCGGTCCGCGCCGAGGGGATGACCTACAACCGCTTCATCCAGGGCCTGCACCTGGCGAACGTCGAGGTCGACCGCAAGATGCTGGCCGAGCTGGCCGTCAACGACACCGAGGCGTTCCGCGCGCTCGTCGAGGTCGCCAAGAAGGCGCTGCCCTCGGACGTGAACGCGCCGAAGACCGCCGCGTAA
- a CDS encoding amino acid deaminase/aldolase, producing MPPTPPGPESDRRRLDTATAALEPPFAAVDLDAFHANAADLTRRAAGKAIRVASKSVRCRALLEEVLSLPGYQGILGFTLPEALWLAGEGFDDIVVAYPSTDRTAYADLAADPTALAAVTVMIDSTDHLDLIEKAVAGAPGGLSAPIRVCIDIDAAFMTAGGRVRIGARRSPLHTPAQVSAMAREVLRRDEFKLVGLMAYESQIAGVGDAPPGRPLRGAAIRAMQSRSARELATRRGAIVEAVRELAPLEFVNGGGTGSIERTTAEDAVTEIAAGSGLYQPWLFDSYRSFRGRPAALFALPVVRRPGPETATALGGGYPASGVAGKDRLPQPYLPPGLSYDPNEAAGEVQTPLLGKVAASLRVGDRVWFRHTKAGELCERFDTLHLISGDEVIRSVPTYRGEGKTFL from the coding sequence ATGCCCCCCACCCCGCCCGGCCCCGAATCGGACCGCCGCCGCCTCGACACCGCGACCGCCGCCCTGGAGCCGCCGTTCGCCGCCGTCGACCTGGACGCGTTCCACGCCAACGCCGCGGACCTGACCCGCCGCGCGGCGGGCAAGGCGATCCGCGTGGCCAGCAAGTCGGTGCGCTGCCGGGCACTGCTGGAGGAGGTCCTGAGCCTGCCGGGCTACCAGGGCATCCTGGGCTTCACGCTGCCGGAGGCGCTGTGGCTGGCCGGCGAGGGCTTCGACGACATCGTGGTCGCCTACCCCAGCACCGACCGCACCGCCTACGCCGACCTGGCCGCCGACCCCACGGCGCTGGCCGCCGTCACGGTCATGATCGACAGCACCGACCACCTGGACCTGATCGAGAAGGCGGTGGCCGGCGCCCCCGGCGGACTGTCCGCCCCGATCCGGGTCTGCATCGACATCGACGCGGCCTTCATGACCGCCGGCGGCCGCGTCCGCATCGGCGCACGCCGCTCCCCGCTGCACACCCCGGCGCAGGTCTCCGCGATGGCCCGGGAAGTCCTGCGGCGCGACGAGTTCAAGCTGGTCGGCCTGATGGCCTACGAGTCGCAGATCGCCGGCGTCGGCGACGCCCCGCCCGGCCGCCCCCTGCGCGGCGCCGCGATCCGCGCGATGCAGAGCCGCTCGGCCCGCGAACTGGCCACCCGCCGCGGCGCGATCGTCGAGGCGGTACGCGAACTGGCACCGCTGGAGTTCGTCAACGGCGGCGGCACGGGCAGCATCGAGCGCACCACCGCCGAGGACGCCGTCACCGAGATCGCCGCGGGCTCGGGCCTGTACCAGCCGTGGCTGTTCGACTCCTACCGCTCCTTCCGCGGCCGCCCCGCAGCCCTGTTCGCACTGCCGGTGGTCCGCCGCCCGGGCCCGGAGACCGCGACCGCCCTCGGCGGCGGCTACCCGGCCTCCGGCGTGGCAGGCAAGGACCGCCTGCCCCAGCCCTACCTCCCGCCGGGCCTGTCCTACGACCCGAACGAGGCCGCGGGCGAGGTGCAGACACCGCTGCTGGGCAAGGTCGCCGCGAGCCTGCGGGTCGGCGACCGGGTGTGGTTCCGGCACACGAAGGCCGGCGAGCTGTGCGAGCGGTTCGACACGCTGCACCTCATCTCGGGCGACGAGGTGATCCGCTCCGTCCCGACGTACCGCGGTGAGGGTAAAACGTTCTTGTGA
- a CDS encoding TrmH family RNA methyltransferase produces the protein MSEASPELSNPRAPRAVAARRLVSRSFRAKQELFLAEGPQAVREAAELDGVLVELFATREAADRYGEIVAAARKQGAKITIGTPDLVESLSETVTPQGLIGVCRFLNVPLESFLAERSPKLVALLAHVRDPGNAGTVVRCADAAGADLVIVTSESVDVYNPKAVRASAGSLFHVPVAVGVSAGQAVEALRAAGLRILAADGTGAADLDDELDAGRLAQPTCWMFGNEAWGLPEALLGLADEAVRVPIHGRAESLNLATAAAVCLYSSARAQR, from the coding sequence ATGAGCGAGGCGAGTCCTGAGCTGTCCAACCCGCGCGCACCCCGCGCGGTGGCGGCCCGGCGGCTCGTCTCGCGGTCGTTCCGGGCCAAGCAGGAGCTGTTCCTGGCCGAGGGGCCGCAGGCGGTGCGCGAGGCCGCAGAGCTCGACGGCGTGCTCGTCGAGCTGTTCGCCACCCGGGAGGCCGCCGACCGGTACGGCGAGATCGTCGCCGCGGCCCGCAAGCAGGGGGCGAAGATCACCATCGGGACTCCGGACCTGGTGGAGTCGCTCAGCGAGACGGTGACGCCGCAGGGCCTGATCGGCGTGTGCCGGTTCCTCAACGTCCCGCTGGAGTCCTTCCTGGCCGAGCGGTCGCCGAAGCTGGTCGCGCTGCTGGCGCACGTGCGCGACCCGGGCAACGCCGGCACCGTGGTCCGCTGCGCCGACGCCGCCGGCGCGGACCTGGTGATCGTGACCTCCGAGTCGGTCGACGTCTACAACCCCAAGGCGGTGCGGGCCTCGGCCGGCAGCCTGTTCCACGTGCCGGTGGCCGTGGGGGTCAGCGCGGGCCAGGCCGTGGAAGCCCTGCGCGCCGCGGGCTTGCGGATCCTGGCCGCCGACGGCACCGGCGCGGCCGACCTCGACGACGAGCTCGACGCCGGCCGGCTGGCCCAGCCCACGTGCTGGATGTTCGGCAACGAGGCCTGGGGACTGCCCGAGGCTCTGCTGGGGCTGGCCGACGAGGCGGTCCGGGTGCCGATCCACGGACGCGCCGAGAGCCTCAACCTGGCGACGGCGGCAGCAGTGTGCTTATATTCCTCTGCCCGGGCGCAACGCTGA
- a CDS encoding S8 family serine peptidase, with protein MRRASALALAALLPVLGAAPAARADEVRSAQWPITFLNLPQAWKTTKGAGVTVAVLDTGVVGSRADLTGQVTTGPDLVGGSEKPGDPDWGVHGTGMASVIAGHGHGPDGSQGVMGVAPAAKILSVRVIRDDESPDNGLQQASHTPISQGIRYAVDHGAQVISMSLGGTVPGADSDTTNEADAVRYAIAHGVSVVVSAGNSGDKPDKDVTEYPAGERGVIGVAAVDRNGKRAFFSSTGWDVAVAAPGVDIPMALPVNDPAGDTYADFGPEIGNDILVGAGTSPACAYVAGVVALIRSANPALSPEQVGQILKGTASHRPVTGRDDQIGNGIVDPVAALKAAAGVAGTPATPHAQAYQGTKYFGYGPQTVADQSIGGLSREQRGMVDAAVAFTGSLVLGGWLVVRGRRRSRAAAALLGPVADPMPLGPAPFGLGLGQGPGLGSGPGPVSTGMPMPGMSMPLGAGAGLGSDVGPGPGPEPNPFQPQPPVAVAGPAAAAGPAVPSRSWTATKVEPMTDFAGRTLAPSTFPNDDGGADPALLAVLEAHGRGEAAIEHAYGYLLNARVLAPIVAVLGEAEEVPDEQGRNLRRDKNSDMALVTLLAPDGTRALPVFTSVRALAEWNPEARPMPVAFPRACAAAKAEGAEVVLVDLARPSFLEVEPAAVRAFAAVLEKAEAEKAAENAEPAETTDNVENGTTTGAAAEADATDADATATNGKTETDGTTDTADSVGQAG; from the coding sequence GTGCGCCGGGCCTCGGCGCTGGCGCTCGCCGCGCTGCTTCCGGTGCTCGGCGCGGCCCCCGCCGCGCGCGCCGACGAGGTGCGCTCGGCGCAGTGGCCGATCACGTTCCTGAACCTGCCGCAGGCCTGGAAGACCACCAAGGGCGCCGGCGTCACCGTCGCGGTGCTCGACACCGGCGTCGTCGGGTCGCGCGCGGATCTTACCGGGCAGGTGACCACCGGGCCGGACCTGGTCGGCGGCAGCGAGAAGCCGGGCGACCCGGACTGGGGCGTGCACGGGACCGGCATGGCCTCGGTGATCGCCGGGCACGGCCACGGCCCCGACGGCAGCCAGGGCGTCATGGGTGTCGCGCCGGCCGCGAAGATCCTTTCGGTGCGGGTGATCCGGGACGACGAGAGCCCGGACAACGGGCTGCAGCAGGCCTCGCACACTCCCATCTCCCAGGGCATCCGCTACGCCGTCGACCACGGTGCGCAGGTCATCAGCATGTCGCTGGGCGGCACGGTGCCCGGCGCGGACAGCGACACCACGAACGAGGCCGACGCGGTGCGGTACGCGATCGCGCACGGGGTCTCGGTGGTGGTCTCGGCGGGCAACTCCGGCGACAAGCCGGACAAGGACGTGACCGAGTACCCGGCCGGGGAGCGCGGGGTGATCGGCGTGGCCGCCGTGGACCGCAACGGCAAGCGGGCCTTCTTCTCCTCGACCGGCTGGGACGTGGCGGTGGCCGCGCCCGGTGTCGACATCCCGATGGCACTGCCGGTGAACGACCCGGCCGGGGACACCTACGCCGACTTCGGACCGGAGATCGGCAACGACATCCTGGTCGGTGCCGGGACCAGTCCGGCGTGCGCGTACGTGGCCGGGGTGGTGGCGCTGATCCGGTCGGCGAACCCGGCGCTGAGTCCGGAGCAGGTCGGGCAGATCCTGAAGGGCACGGCCTCGCACCGGCCGGTGACGGGGCGCGACGACCAGATCGGCAACGGGATCGTGGACCCGGTGGCGGCGCTGAAGGCGGCCGCGGGGGTGGCCGGGACGCCGGCGACGCCGCACGCGCAGGCCTATCAGGGCACGAAGTACTTCGGGTACGGTCCGCAGACGGTGGCCGACCAGAGCATCGGCGGGCTGAGCCGGGAGCAGCGCGGGATGGTCGACGCCGCGGTGGCGTTCACCGGCTCGCTGGTGCTCGGCGGGTGGCTGGTGGTGCGGGGACGGCGGCGGTCGCGGGCTGCGGCGGCGCTGTTGGGGCCGGTGGCGGATCCGATGCCGCTGGGGCCGGCGCCGTTCGGGCTGGGGCTTGGGCAGGGGCCGGGGCTGGGTTCGGGGCCGGGGCCGGTGTCGACGGGGATGCCGATGCCGGGGATGTCGATGCCGCTGGGGGCGGGGGCAGGCCTGGGGTCGGACGTGGGACCGGGGCCGGGTCCGGAGCCGAATCCGTTCCAGCCGCAGCCCCCGGTCGCCGTGGCAGGACCGGCGGCTGCGGCTGGACCGGCCGTGCCGTCGCGATCGTGGACGGCTACTAAAGTCGAGCCCATGACCGACTTCGCAGGACGCACGCTGGCCCCTTCCACCTTCCCGAACGACGACGGGGGTGCGGACCCGGCGCTGCTGGCCGTCCTGGAGGCACACGGCCGGGGCGAAGCGGCCATCGAGCACGCTTACGGCTACCTGCTCAACGCGCGCGTCCTGGCGCCGATCGTGGCGGTGCTCGGCGAGGCGGAGGAGGTGCCGGACGAGCAGGGCCGGAACCTGCGCCGGGACAAGAACAGCGACATGGCACTGGTGACGCTGCTCGCGCCGGACGGGACGCGGGCGCTGCCGGTGTTCACTTCGGTGCGGGCGCTGGCCGAGTGGAACCCTGAGGCCCGGCCGATGCCGGTGGCCTTCCCGAGGGCGTGCGCGGCGGCCAAGGCCGAGGGTGCGGAGGTCGTGCTTGTGGACCTCGCGCGGCCCTCGTTCCTGGAGGTCGAGCCTGCCGCTGTGAGGGCGTTCGCGGCAGTGTTGGAGAAGGCGGAGGCCGAGAAGGCAGCCGAGAACGCCGAGCCTGCCGAGACGACCGACAACGTGGAGAACGGCACCACCACCGGTGCCGCCGCTGAGGCCGACGCCACTGACGCCGACGCCACAGCCACCAACGGCAAGACCGAAACCGACGGCACGACCGACACCGCCGACTCCGTCGGCCAAGCCGGCTGA
- the infC gene encoding translation initiation factor IF-3, which produces MSTEPRINDRIRVPEVRLVGPNGEQVGIVSIQDALRLAQEQDLDLVEVAATARPPVVKVMDYGKYKYESALKAREARKNQAHTVIKEMKLRPKIDPHDYETKKGHVVRFLKAGDKVKITIMFRGREQSRPELGRRLLSKLAEDVAELGFVEFAPKQDGRNMIMVLGPHKKKTEAMAEARAAKEQRKAGGAVGETEAVAAEADTETEIETAEAIESVEQTEAVVGAASGADQAGEEQS; this is translated from the coding sequence ATCAGCACTGAGCCCCGTATCAACGACCGGATCCGCGTTCCCGAAGTGCGGCTGGTCGGCCCCAACGGTGAGCAGGTCGGCATCGTGTCGATCCAGGACGCGCTCCGGCTGGCTCAGGAGCAGGACCTCGACCTGGTCGAGGTCGCGGCGACCGCGCGCCCGCCGGTCGTCAAGGTCATGGACTACGGCAAGTACAAGTACGAGTCCGCCCTGAAGGCCCGTGAGGCGCGCAAGAACCAGGCGCACACGGTCATCAAGGAGATGAAGCTCCGCCCGAAGATCGACCCGCACGACTACGAGACCAAGAAGGGTCACGTGGTGCGGTTCCTGAAGGCCGGGGACAAGGTCAAGATCACCATCATGTTCCGCGGCCGCGAGCAGTCCCGGCCCGAACTCGGCCGGCGGCTGCTGAGCAAGCTCGCCGAGGACGTGGCCGAGCTCGGCTTCGTGGAGTTCGCGCCGAAGCAGGACGGCCGAAACATGATCATGGTCCTCGGCCCGCACAAGAAGAAGACCGAGGCGATGGCCGAGGCCCGCGCGGCCAAGGAGCAGCGCAAGGCCGGCGGCGCGGTCGGCGAGACCGAGGCCGTCGCGGCCGAGGCCGACACCGAGACCGAGATCGAGACCGCCGAGGCGATCGAGTCGGTCGAGCAGACCGAGGCCGTGGTCGGCGCCGCCAGTGGCGCGGACCAGGCCGGTGAAGAGCAGTCCTGA
- the pheT gene encoding phenylalanine--tRNA ligase subunit beta, with translation MHVPYSWLQDYVALPDGTTAFAVADKLTQTGGGKLETIERVGEGLTGPLVVGRVAAIEELTGFKKPIRHCQVVVTADAEGPGSAADPQLIVCGARNFAVGDHVVVALPGAVLPGDFRIAARKTYSRDSNGMICSARELGMGDAVLDSKAADGIIVLSADSPVGADAIAYLGLDDEVIEFEVTPDRGYTLSLRGIAREAATGFDVPFQDPAALAVPEPGANGHPVVVEDPAGCDVFVARTVTGIDPQAPSPLWMQRRLQMSGMRPISLIVDITNYVMLELGQPIHAYDRSRLSGPIVVRRAAAGEVLETLDGVKRQLEATDLLIVDDSGPIGLAGVMGGASTEIHDGSTEVVVEAAHFEATSVAKTARRHKLFSEASKRFERGTDPGTAAAAAQRVVDLLVELAGGTALEGGVTVVGQVVRPAAITIAWTYPGRVAGVDYTRQEVERRLVEVGCDLTPSGDADLVVTPPSWRPDLRDPSDLAEEVIRLEGFDRLPSTLPKAAAGTGYTHEQRIRRRVGTALASAGYSEVIAYPFIGQADLDALGLPENDPRRNTVVLANPISEEQPSMRTTLLPGLLAALRRNVGRGSADLALFEQGLVFRPRKDAAAMAPRLTVERRPTDAELASLDAALPVQPRRVAVVLSGLREPAGWWGAGRPAGWQDAVQAARIIADACRVELEVTQDQHEPWHPGRCARLAVNGRLVGHAGELHPRVVAELGLPPRTAAMELELDRMIPAEEVLTQAPSISAMPVATQDVALVVDAAVAEHEVEAALREGAGTLLESVRLFDVYTGERIGEGRKSLAFALRFRAADRTLTAEEASAARDSAVALAGTRTGAVLRS, from the coding sequence ATGCACGTCCCCTACTCCTGGCTGCAGGACTACGTCGCACTGCCGGACGGGACCACAGCCTTCGCGGTCGCGGACAAGCTGACCCAGACCGGCGGCGGCAAGCTGGAGACCATCGAGCGCGTCGGCGAGGGCCTGACCGGGCCGCTGGTCGTGGGCCGGGTCGCGGCGATCGAGGAGCTGACCGGGTTCAAGAAGCCGATCCGGCACTGCCAGGTCGTGGTCACGGCGGACGCCGAGGGCCCCGGTTCGGCCGCCGACCCGCAGCTGATCGTCTGCGGCGCCCGCAACTTCGCGGTCGGCGACCACGTGGTGGTGGCGCTGCCCGGCGCGGTGCTGCCCGGCGACTTCCGCATCGCCGCGCGCAAGACCTACAGCCGGGACTCCAACGGCATGATCTGCTCGGCGCGCGAGCTGGGCATGGGCGATGCTGTGCTTGATTCAAAGGCGGCCGACGGCATCATCGTGCTGTCGGCCGACTCCCCGGTCGGCGCGGACGCGATCGCCTACCTGGGCCTGGACGACGAGGTCATCGAGTTCGAGGTCACCCCGGACCGCGGCTACACGCTGTCCCTGCGCGGGATCGCACGGGAGGCGGCGACCGGGTTCGACGTGCCGTTCCAGGACCCGGCGGCCCTGGCCGTGCCGGAGCCCGGCGCGAACGGCCACCCGGTCGTGGTCGAGGACCCGGCCGGCTGCGACGTGTTCGTGGCGCGGACCGTGACCGGCATCGACCCGCAGGCGCCCTCGCCGTTGTGGATGCAGCGCCGGCTGCAGATGTCGGGGATGCGGCCGATCTCGCTGATCGTCGACATCACCAACTACGTGATGCTGGAGCTGGGTCAGCCGATCCACGCCTACGACCGCTCCCGGCTGTCCGGGCCGATCGTGGTGCGGCGTGCGGCCGCCGGCGAGGTGCTGGAGACCCTGGACGGGGTCAAGCGGCAGCTGGAGGCCACGGACCTGCTGATCGTCGACGACTCCGGGCCGATCGGCCTGGCCGGCGTCATGGGCGGGGCCTCCACCGAGATCCACGACGGTTCCACCGAGGTCGTCGTCGAGGCGGCACACTTCGAGGCCACCTCGGTCGCCAAGACCGCGCGGCGGCACAAGCTGTTCTCCGAGGCCTCCAAGCGCTTCGAGCGCGGCACGGACCCCGGTACGGCCGCCGCCGCGGCGCAGCGCGTGGTGGACCTGCTGGTCGAGCTGGCCGGCGGCACCGCGCTCGAAGGCGGGGTCACCGTGGTCGGACAGGTGGTCCGGCCGGCGGCGATCACCATCGCTTGGACGTACCCGGGCCGGGTGGCCGGGGTCGACTACACCCGGCAGGAGGTCGAGCGCCGGCTTGTCGAGGTCGGCTGTGACCTCACGCCCTCCGGCGACGCCGACCTGGTGGTCACCCCGCCGAGCTGGCGCCCAGACCTGCGCGACCCGAGCGATCTGGCCGAGGAGGTGATCCGGCTGGAGGGCTTCGACCGGCTGCCCTCCACGCTGCCCAAGGCCGCCGCCGGCACCGGCTACACGCACGAGCAGCGGATCCGCCGCCGGGTCGGCACGGCGCTGGCCTCGGCCGGCTACTCCGAGGTCATCGCCTACCCGTTCATCGGGCAGGCTGACCTGGACGCGCTCGGGCTGCCGGAGAACGACCCGCGCCGCAACACCGTGGTGCTGGCGAACCCGATCTCCGAGGAGCAGCCGTCGATGCGCACGACGCTGCTGCCGGGGCTGCTGGCGGCGCTGCGGCGCAACGTCGGCCGGGGCTCGGCGGACCTGGCGCTGTTCGAGCAGGGCCTGGTGTTCCGGCCGCGCAAGGACGCCGCCGCGATGGCGCCGCGCCTGACGGTCGAGCGCCGTCCGACCGATGCCGAGCTGGCTTCGCTGGACGCCGCGCTGCCGGTGCAGCCGCGCCGCGTCGCGGTGGTGCTCTCCGGCCTTCGCGAGCCCGCGGGCTGGTGGGGCGCCGGGCGTCCGGCCGGCTGGCAGGACGCGGTCCAGGCCGCGCGGATCATCGCCGACGCGTGCCGGGTCGAGCTGGAGGTCACCCAGGACCAGCACGAGCCCTGGCACCCGGGCCGCTGCGCCCGGCTGGCGGTCAACGGCCGCCTGGTCGGCCACGCCGGCGAGCTGCACCCGCGGGTGGTGGCGGAGCTGGGCCTGCCGCCGCGCACCGCGGCGATGGAGCTGGAGCTGGACCGGATGATCCCGGCCGAGGAGGTCCTGACGCAGGCCCCGAGCATCTCCGCGATGCCGGTCGCCACCCAGGACGTCGCGCTGGTCGTGGATGCCGCGGTGGCCGAGCACGAGGTCGAGGCGGCGTTGCGCGAGGGCGCGGGCACGCTGCTGGAGTCGGTGCGGCTGTTCGACGTCTACACCGGCGAGCGGATCGGCGAGGGGCGCAAGTCGCTGGCCTTCGCGCTGCGCTTCCGCGCGGCGGACCGGACGCTGACCGCTGAGGAGGCCAGTGCGGCCCGGGACAGCGCGGTGGCGCTGGCCGGGACGCGGACCGGGGCGGTGCTGCGGTCTTAG
- the pheS gene encoding phenylalanine--tRNA ligase subunit alpha, translated as MSAPNKSYDPVEVEAVKPDEVARHRADALAAIAAAGSLDELHQVKIAVTGDRAPLALANREIGALPPAARAEAGKRIGEARGAVKNALAQRQQQLEAERDERVLVEEAVDVTLPWDRAPRGARHPLTTIQERIADIFVAMGYQVVDGPEVEAEWYNFDALNFPPDHPVRDLQDTFFVAGKEEGATSGLVLRTHTSPVQARTLLEQGAPVYAVSPGRTYRTDELDATHTPVFSQIEGLAVDEGLTMGDLKGTLDHWATAMFGDGVVTRLRPHFFPFTEPSAEVDLQCFVCKGASVGDPDNPCRTCGSEGWIEWGGCGMVNPRVLIACGVDPERYSGFAFGMGLERSLMFLNNVQDMRDMIEGDVRFTLPFGMEI; from the coding sequence ATGTCGGCACCGAACAAGTCGTACGACCCGGTGGAAGTCGAGGCGGTGAAGCCCGACGAGGTCGCCCGCCACCGGGCCGACGCGCTGGCCGCGATCGCCGCCGCGGGCTCGCTGGACGAACTGCACCAGGTGAAGATCGCCGTGACCGGCGACCGCGCCCCGCTGGCGCTGGCCAACCGGGAGATCGGCGCGCTGCCGCCGGCCGCCCGCGCCGAGGCCGGCAAGCGCATCGGCGAGGCCCGCGGCGCGGTGAAGAACGCGCTGGCCCAGCGGCAGCAGCAGCTGGAGGCCGAGCGCGACGAGCGGGTCCTGGTCGAGGAGGCCGTGGACGTCACGCTGCCGTGGGACCGCGCCCCGCGCGGCGCCCGCCACCCGCTGACCACGATCCAGGAGCGGATCGCGGACATCTTCGTGGCCATGGGCTACCAGGTGGTGGACGGCCCCGAGGTCGAGGCCGAGTGGTACAACTTCGACGCGCTGAACTTCCCGCCGGACCACCCGGTGCGCGACCTGCAGGACACGTTCTTCGTCGCGGGCAAGGAAGAGGGTGCGACCAGCGGGCTGGTGCTGCGTACCCACACCTCGCCGGTTCAGGCCCGCACGCTGCTGGAGCAGGGCGCGCCGGTGTACGCCGTCTCCCCCGGCCGCACCTACCGCACCGACGAGCTCGACGCCACGCACACCCCCGTGTTCAGCCAGATCGAGGGTCTGGCTGTTGACGAGGGCCTGACGATGGGCGACCTGAAGGGCACGCTGGACCACTGGGCAACCGCGATGTTCGGCGACGGTGTCGTGACCCGGCTGCGTCCGCACTTCTTCCCGTTCACCGAGCCCTCGGCCGAGGTGGACCTGCAGTGCTTCGTGTGCAAGGGCGCCTCGGTGGGCGACCCGGACAACCCCTGCCGCACCTGCGGCTCGGAGGGCTGGATCGAGTGGGGCGGCTGCGGCATGGTCAACCCGCGCGTGCTGATCGCGTGCGGCGTGGACCCCGAGCGCTACAGCGGGTTCGCCTTCGGGATGGGTCTTGAGCGGAGCCTGATGTTCCTGAACAACGTCCAGGACATGCGGGACATGATCGAGGGAGACGTGCGCTTCACGCTCCCGTTCGGGATGGAGATCTGA
- a CDS encoding DUF1844 domain-containing protein — protein sequence MTDNTPEDAGIPAEQRDLADVPAVEVIGTVTVHLMSAAAVKLGLAENGEADLDLDEARKLITALAGLITAAAPEIGSQHAAPLRDGLRTLQLAFREASPYPDEPGQGPGEKFTGAVYPRA from the coding sequence GTGACCGACAACACCCCCGAGGACGCGGGCATTCCCGCCGAGCAGCGCGACCTGGCCGACGTGCCGGCGGTCGAGGTGATCGGGACAGTGACGGTGCACCTGATGAGCGCCGCGGCGGTGAAGCTGGGCCTGGCCGAGAACGGCGAGGCCGACCTGGACCTGGACGAGGCGCGCAAGCTGATCACCGCGCTGGCCGGCCTGATCACCGCGGCCGCCCCCGAGATCGGCTCGCAGCACGCCGCGCCGCTGCGGGACGGGTTGCGGACGCTGCAGCTGGCGTTCCGGGAGGCCTCGCCGTATCCGGACGAGCCGGGGCAGGGCCCCGGTGAGAAGTTCACCGGAGCGGTCTACCCGCGCGCTTAG
- a CDS encoding ATP-binding protein, which yields MQLFAGALDGLLVPDDLPDGFVAADAEGVVRVFNRAAEKLTGIPADRALGRPFDEVLPLRTVDGRDWWRLTDPYGGLSIRTGHPEAQLFLPEGVERDGSEQDDPGQIDHGQTDPKQTDPEAGTELLVTARYQRRDGRSTPVTGLVVSLRGTQARRRRERRQSDLIATVAHELRSPLTSVKGFTATLLARWDRFTDDQKRMMLQTVDADADRVVRLIAELLDVARLDSGRMELHRVPVDLRALITDQVRACVAQGVPEETFRIRIPRGLPAVAADPDKLRQVLANLLENAVRHGGGTVTIEARAEDDRPRPDSLHIEGVSSVAVAVSDQGPGIPVDQLNRVFTRFWRGGRRGGTGLGLSIVKGLVEAHGGVVSAGNGAEGGARFRFTLPVA from the coding sequence ATGCAGTTGTTCGCCGGCGCGCTCGACGGCCTGCTGGTGCCCGACGACCTGCCCGACGGGTTCGTCGCCGCCGACGCCGAGGGCGTGGTCCGGGTCTTCAACCGGGCCGCCGAGAAGCTCACCGGGATCCCGGCCGACCGTGCCCTGGGACGTCCCTTCGACGAGGTGTTACCGCTTCGCACGGTCGACGGCCGCGACTGGTGGCGCCTGACCGATCCTTATGGCGGCTTGAGCATAAGGACCGGGCATCCCGAGGCTCAGCTGTTCCTGCCCGAGGGCGTCGAGCGGGACGGCTCCGAGCAGGACGACCCTGGGCAGATCGACCATGGGCAGACCGACCCCAAGCAGACCGACCCCGAGGCCGGCACCGAACTGCTCGTCACCGCGCGCTACCAGCGCCGCGACGGCCGCTCGACGCCGGTCACCGGCCTGGTCGTCTCGTTGCGCGGCACCCAGGCCCGGCGCCGCCGCGAGCGCCGGCAGTCCGATCTGATCGCGACCGTCGCGCACGAGCTGCGCTCCCCGCTGACCAGCGTGAAGGGCTTCACCGCGACGCTTCTGGCACGCTGGGACCGCTTCACCGACGACCAGAAGCGGATGATGCTGCAGACCGTCGACGCCGACGCCGACCGCGTGGTGCGGCTGATCGCCGAGCTGCTGGACGTGGCGCGCCTGGACTCGGGCCGGATGGAGCTGCACCGGGTCCCGGTGGACCTGCGCGCTCTGATCACTGACCAGGTGCGCGCCTGCGTGGCGCAGGGGGTGCCGGAGGAGACGTTCCGGATCCGGATCCCGCGCGGGCTGCCGGCCGTGGCCGCCGACCCGGACAAACTGCGTCAAGTACTGGCTAATCTTTTGGAAAACGCTGTGCGGCACGGCGGGGGAACTGTCACAATCGAAGCTAGGGCCGAGGACGACCGGCCCCGTCCTGACAGTCTCCACATTGAAGGTGTGTCGAGCGTGGCGGTTGCGGTGAGCGATCAAGGTCCCGGGATCCCGGTGGACCAGCTCAACCGCGTCTTCACCCGGTTTTGGCGGGGTGGCCGCAGGGGCGGGACCGGCCTTGGCCTGTCCATCGTGAAGGGCCTGGTCGAGGCCCACGGTGGCGTGGTGTCCGCCGGGAACGGCGCCGAGGGCGGCGCGCGGTTCCGATTTACGTTGCCCGTCGCGTAG